From a region of the Fischerella sp. JS2 genome:
- the hypB gene encoding hydrogenase nickel incorporation protein HypB gives MHQTFDAALGINLLHANQQGADHNRSHFDEWEIICFNIMSSPGAGKTALLERTLATLSNELKIAVIEGDMTTDLDAERLRKYGVPVIAINTGRSCHLDSKMVAGGIHRLQHEYNPDDFDLVLVENVGNLVCPAEFEVGEHAKVALLSVTEGEDKPLKYPIMFQEADCLLITKIDLAPYLDIDISCIAANVRQMNPDVTIIPVSAKTGEGLEVWFDWVRQFKSLNYPLSS, from the coding sequence ATGCATCAAACATTTGACGCAGCATTAGGAATTAACTTGCTTCATGCTAATCAGCAAGGGGCTGATCACAATCGATCGCATTTTGATGAATGGGAAATTATTTGTTTCAACATTATGAGTAGTCCGGGCGCAGGGAAAACAGCACTACTGGAGCGTACGCTTGCTACTTTGAGCAATGAGTTAAAAATTGCCGTGATTGAAGGGGATATGACCACCGATTTAGATGCAGAACGTCTGCGAAAATACGGTGTGCCAGTGATAGCAATTAATACAGGTCGTTCTTGTCATTTAGATTCCAAAATGGTGGCAGGTGGAATTCATCGACTCCAACATGAATACAATCCGGATGATTTTGATTTGGTGCTGGTGGAAAATGTTGGTAATTTAGTCTGTCCTGCTGAATTTGAAGTTGGAGAACATGCCAAAGTTGCTTTGTTGAGTGTGACTGAAGGTGAAGATAAACCTCTGAAATATCCAATTATGTTTCAAGAAGCAGATTGTCTGCTGATTACCAAAATAGATTTGGCTCCTTATTTGGATATCGATATTAGCTGCATTGCAGCTAATGTCCGTCAGATGAATCCCGATGTCACAATTATTCCTGTGTCTGCAAAAACAGGTGAAGGCTTGGAAGTTTGGTTTGATTGGGTACGTCAGTTCAAATCCCTAAACTACCCTTTAAGCTCATAG
- the hypA gene encoding hydrogenase maturation nickel metallochaperone HypA yields the protein MHETDMTKALIFTVKDWWESQPERPQISQIHLIVGKFTCVEPASLQFAFEVQTHDTFLEGVKLVIKETPLIAFCHRCQREYLPQIGWQYACPECNSPMEDIRSGRELKIDKIEYAYASNI from the coding sequence TTGCACGAAACTGATATGACCAAAGCGCTCATTTTCACTGTCAAAGATTGGTGGGAATCCCAGCCTGAGCGCCCTCAGATCTCTCAAATTCACCTCATTGTTGGTAAGTTTACTTGTGTTGAACCAGCCAGCTTACAATTTGCTTTTGAGGTGCAAACGCACGATACCTTTTTAGAAGGGGTAAAACTGGTAATTAAAGAAACACCATTAATTGCCTTTTGTCATCGTTGTCAACGAGAATATTTACCGCAAATTGGCTGGCAATATGCATGTCCTGAGTGTAATTCTCCAATGGAGGATATTCGTTCAGGTAGAGAGTTAAAAATTGACAAAATTGAGTATGCTTATGCATCAAACATTTGA
- the speB gene encoding agmatinase, which translates to MTDQSFNDANSHFQRPETQANRALEKEANLPLTGWQQEVSRGLEFGLEAAESISDRSIPTFSRGELPHFAGINTFLKAPYLEDVRKVGEYDVAIVGVPHDSGTTYRPGTRFGPQGIRRISALYTPYNFELGVDLREQITLCDVGDIFTIPANNEKSFDQISKGIAHIFSSGAFPIIMGGDHSIGFPTVRGVCRHLGDKKVGIIHFDRHVDTQETDLDERMHTCPWFHATNIKNAPAKNLVQLGIGGWQVPRQGVKVCRERATNILTVTDITEMGLDAAVNFALERALDGTDCVYISFDIDCIDAGFVPGTGWPEPGGLLPREALSMLGKIVQKAPICGLEVVEVSPPYDISDITSLMATRVICDTMAHLVISGQLPRKEKPGYIHSEAQSELVEDWR; encoded by the coding sequence ATGACAGATCAATCTTTTAATGATGCCAATTCTCATTTCCAACGACCGGAAACACAAGCGAATCGGGCGCTGGAAAAAGAAGCGAATTTACCCCTGACAGGGTGGCAGCAGGAAGTTTCTCGAGGATTAGAATTTGGTTTAGAAGCGGCAGAAAGTATCAGCGATCGCTCCATTCCTACCTTTTCTCGCGGTGAACTTCCCCACTTTGCTGGAATTAATACTTTTTTGAAAGCACCTTATTTAGAAGATGTGCGGAAAGTCGGTGAATATGATGTTGCGATCGTGGGTGTACCACACGATTCTGGAACTACCTATCGACCTGGAACTCGCTTTGGTCCCCAAGGAATCCGCCGTATTTCCGCACTATACACTCCTTATAACTTTGAATTAGGTGTTGATTTGCGTGAGCAAATTACCTTGTGTGATGTGGGTGATATTTTTACCATTCCCGCTAATAACGAAAAGTCTTTTGACCAGATTTCTAAAGGTATTGCCCATATCTTTAGTTCTGGTGCGTTTCCCATCATTATGGGAGGCGATCACTCTATTGGATTTCCGACAGTGCGAGGTGTTTGTCGTCACTTAGGTGACAAAAAAGTCGGAATTATTCACTTTGATCGCCATGTTGATACCCAGGAAACAGACCTTGATGAAAGAATGCATACCTGTCCCTGGTTCCATGCAACAAATATCAAAAATGCTCCTGCAAAGAACCTTGTGCAATTAGGGATTGGTGGTTGGCAAGTACCGCGTCAAGGTGTAAAAGTTTGCCGAGAAAGAGCCACTAATATCCTCACAGTTACGGATATTACAGAGATGGGTCTAGATGCAGCAGTCAACTTTGCCTTAGAACGAGCTTTGGATGGTACTGACTGCGTTTACATCAGCTTTGATATTGATTGCATTGATGCTGGTTTTGTGCCTGGAACAGGCTGGCCTGAACCGGGTGGATTATTACCACGTGAAGCACTTTCCATGTTAGGTAAAATTGTCCAAAAAGCACCTATTTGTGGTTTGGAAGTTGTAGAAGTTTCGCCTCCTTACGATATCAGTGACATTACATCATTAATGGCAACACGGGTGATTTGCGACACAATGGCCCATTTAGTCATATCTGGTCAATTACCACGCAAGGAAAAACCCGGGTATATTCACTCCGAAGCCCAATCAGAGTTAGTGGAAGATTGGAGGTAA
- a CDS encoding EcsC family protein, whose amino-acid sequence MADKSQKDREDKKTNNTPTSDIKEDKPSLLESVAETLGCVAGTAVGVGTAAGSTAIEAGKAVAETAAGVGEAAAKQAHQLFEQATHTAGQVTERLGENWLIRRVAGALNLNWLVGASDNVDLDKSAALVKKLQQEHPNESPSQLAHRIMVDKATKAGGIGLATSILPGFAAALLAIDLAATTQLQSEMIYEIAAAYGLDLKDPSRRGEVLAIFGLALGGGRLLRTAGLGLLRNVPFAGAVIGASSNATMIYSLGYAACRFYEAKLDESKSLTSEETLAELKQQSDHYLETAIAQQAVMDQILVHMILARHPDKTWEEILPELEAANLSPASLEAISKNIKSPQPLEQLLNQLNRDFAIPLLVQGYKIAKLDGEIKPAEQKVIDAIATKFNISPESIVNGQ is encoded by the coding sequence ATGGCAGATAAATCCCAAAAAGATAGAGAAGATAAAAAAACCAATAATACACCCACTTCCGATATAAAAGAAGATAAGCCATCTTTGTTAGAATCAGTTGCCGAAACATTAGGCTGTGTAGCTGGAACCGCAGTCGGGGTCGGAACAGCAGCTGGTAGTACAGCGATTGAAGCTGGTAAAGCAGTTGCAGAAACAGCAGCTGGGGTAGGGGAAGCAGCAGCCAAGCAAGCACACCAACTATTTGAGCAAGCAACTCATACAGCAGGACAAGTAACAGAAAGACTGGGTGAGAACTGGCTGATCCGCAGAGTAGCTGGTGCATTAAATCTTAATTGGCTAGTTGGTGCTAGTGACAATGTTGATTTAGACAAATCCGCAGCATTAGTCAAAAAGCTTCAGCAAGAGCATCCAAATGAATCGCCTAGCCAATTAGCCCACCGGATCATGGTGGATAAGGCAACGAAAGCTGGTGGAATTGGTTTAGCAACAAGTATTTTACCGGGTTTTGCCGCAGCACTACTAGCAATTGATTTAGCAGCTACAACCCAGTTGCAATCAGAAATGATTTATGAGATTGCCGCCGCCTATGGGTTAGATTTAAAAGATCCCAGCCGTAGAGGTGAGGTGTTGGCAATTTTTGGATTAGCTTTAGGTGGTGGTCGTCTGTTGAGAACAGCAGGTTTAGGCTTGTTGCGAAATGTACCTTTTGCAGGTGCAGTCATTGGTGCTAGCTCAAATGCAACAATGATTTATTCTTTGGGGTACGCGGCTTGTCGATTTTATGAAGCCAAGCTAGATGAATCCAAGTCTCTAACTTCTGAAGAAACCTTAGCAGAACTGAAGCAACAAAGCGATCACTATTTAGAAACTGCGATCGCTCAACAAGCAGTTATGGATCAAATCTTAGTTCACATGATCCTAGCCAGACATCCAGACAAGACTTGGGAAGAAATTCTACCAGAGTTAGAAGCTGCAAATCTCAGTCCTGCTTCTTTGGAAGCAATAAGCAAAAATATTAAATCACCCCAGCCTTTAGAACAACTTCTCAATCAACTTAACCGTGATTTTGCGATACCACTGTTAGTTCAAGGTTACAAAATTGCCAAACTAGATGGTGAGATTAAACCAGCAGAACAAAAAGTTATTGATGCGATCGCCACTAAATTTAATATTAGTCCAGAGTCAATAGTCAATGGTCAATAG
- a CDS encoding leucyl aminopeptidase, with protein sequence MEIIPSNIPILEWTGDGLAVGLFEDNTELTGELASLDEKFAGYIKELIAEEEFQGKVGSTAVTRLANGSPVRKIILVGLGKPDALKLDSLRRAAAAIARQAKKQKCKTLGISLPVWNNDPAQTAQALAEGVQLALYQDNRFKSEPEDKGPQVETVELLGLSGQETAIARAKQISSGVILARQLVAAPANEVTPITMAETAMAIASEAGMHIEILEQEDCEKLGMGAFLGVAKASDLPPKFIHLTYKPEGTPKRKLAIIGKGLTFDSGGLNIKGAGSGIENMKIDMGGAAATFGAAKAIGQLKPDIEVHFISAVTENMISGHAMHPGDILKASNGKTIEVNNTDAEGRLTLADALVFADKLGVDAIVDLATLTGACVIALGDDIAGLFTPDDSLAKELETAAQSAGEKIWRLPMEEKYFEGMKSGIADMKNTGPRPGGSITAALFLKQFVKDTAAWAHLDVAGPVWTDKENGYNGPGATGFGVRTLVNWVLSYS encoded by the coding sequence ATGGAAATTATACCTAGTAATATCCCGATTTTAGAGTGGACTGGAGATGGTCTGGCTGTAGGATTATTTGAAGATAACACAGAGCTAACTGGCGAACTGGCGAGTTTAGATGAGAAATTTGCAGGGTATATAAAAGAACTAATTGCCGAAGAGGAATTTCAGGGAAAAGTCGGTAGCACTGCTGTCACAAGATTAGCCAATGGTAGCCCAGTTCGTAAAATTATTTTGGTAGGTTTAGGAAAACCAGATGCATTGAAATTGGATAGTCTGCGCCGTGCAGCAGCTGCGATCGCTCGCCAAGCCAAAAAGCAAAAATGTAAAACTCTGGGGATTAGTTTACCTGTTTGGAATAACGACCCTGCCCAAACTGCCCAAGCCTTAGCTGAAGGCGTACAATTGGCATTATACCAAGATAATCGCTTTAAATCAGAACCTGAGGATAAAGGGCCACAAGTAGAAACAGTAGAATTACTAGGACTGAGTGGACAAGAAACAGCGATCGCTCGCGCTAAGCAAATTAGTTCTGGGGTAATTTTGGCAAGGCAACTGGTAGCGGCCCCTGCAAACGAAGTCACACCAATTACAATGGCAGAAACCGCAATGGCGATCGCTTCCGAAGCCGGAATGCATATAGAAATTCTGGAACAGGAAGACTGTGAGAAGTTGGGTATGGGTGCGTTTTTGGGAGTCGCCAAAGCATCTGATTTGCCACCAAAATTTATTCACCTCACCTACAAACCAGAAGGTACACCCAAACGCAAGCTAGCAATTATTGGTAAAGGCTTAACCTTTGATTCTGGCGGACTCAACATCAAAGGTGCAGGTAGCGGCATCGAAAATATGAAAATAGATATGGGCGGTGCAGCAGCGACTTTTGGTGCAGCCAAGGCTATTGGTCAACTCAAGCCAGATATAGAAGTTCACTTTATCTCCGCCGTCACCGAGAACATGATTAGCGGTCATGCCATGCACCCTGGCGATATTCTCAAAGCCTCTAACGGTAAAACCATAGAAGTTAATAACACCGATGCAGAAGGACGTTTAACTCTAGCCGATGCTTTGGTGTTTGCTGATAAACTCGGAGTTGATGCGATCGTTGATTTAGCAACTCTCACTGGTGCTTGTGTGATTGCTTTAGGTGATGATATTGCTGGTTTATTTACTCCTGATGATAGTTTGGCTAAAGAGTTAGAAACAGCAGCCCAGAGTGCAGGCGAAAAAATTTGGCGACTGCCAATGGAAGAAAAGTATTTTGAGGGAATGAAGTCTGGAATTGCGGACATGAAAAACACAGGCCCTCGTCCTGGTGGTTCGATCACTGCTGCTTTGTTCTTAAAACAATTCGTCAAAGATACTGCGGCTTGGGCACACTTAGATGTCGCTGGGCCTGTTTGGACAGATAAAGAAAACGGCTATAACGGGCCTGGCGCGACTGGCTTTGGTGTTCGCACCCTTGTAAATTGGGTGTTAAGTTATTCGTAA
- a CDS encoding peroxiredoxin, with product MSTEGCLRVGQSAPDFTATAVVDQEFKTIKLSDYRGKYVVLFFYPLDFTFVCPTEIIAFSDRYEEFKKINTEILGVSVDSEFSHLAWIQTDRKSGGVGDLNYPLVSDIKKEISTAYNVLDPAAGIALRGLFIIDKDGVIQHATINNLAFGRNVDETLRTLQAIQYVQSHPDEVCPAGWQPGDQTMIPDPVKSKVYFAAV from the coding sequence ATGTCTACAGAAGGATGCCTCCGTGTTGGTCAATCAGCTCCTGACTTTACAGCAACTGCTGTGGTGGATCAAGAATTTAAAACAATAAAACTTTCCGACTATCGCGGTAAGTATGTAGTTTTGTTTTTCTATCCCCTAGACTTTACCTTTGTTTGTCCAACAGAAATCATAGCTTTTAGCGATCGCTACGAAGAATTTAAAAAGATTAACACAGAAATCCTCGGTGTGTCCGTTGATAGCGAATTTTCACACCTAGCATGGATTCAGACCGATCGCAAGTCTGGAGGTGTTGGTGATCTTAACTATCCCCTTGTGTCCGACATTAAGAAAGAGATTAGCACTGCTTACAACGTCCTAGATCCAGCAGCTGGCATAGCTTTGCGTGGTCTGTTCATTATTGACAAAGATGGTGTTATTCAACACGCGACCATCAACAACCTCGCCTTCGGTCGTAACGTAGATGAAACTCTGCGGACACTACAAGCTATTCAGTACGTACAATCTCACCCGGATGAAGTTTGTCCTGCTGGTTGGCAGCCTGGGGATCAGACAATGATTCCCGACCCTGTCAAGTCCAAAGTTTACTTTGCTGCTGTCTAG